The following proteins are encoded in a genomic region of Thermococcus pacificus:
- a CDS encoding ABC transporter permease yields the protein MNAGDVITILITSLMAMVPIVLTSVGAAWSERAGVVSIGYEGVLLMSAFFGAIFAELSGHATIGLLGGVLTGVLLGMLHGALTVYLKGDHVIPGIGINLLAMGVVPFGILAYWGTAGQHQLPDNAELWHIKTSTVELSPMVFVTILIALVTWWVLFKTPLGLRVRAVGENPEAADALGINVEKYRFWSAVYGHALAGLAGAYMSVDWLGLVHKTMSGGRGFIALANMVFSGWNPLVSLIGGWLFGFFEALATWLAPKHIIPGQFILMLPYIMTLIIVAGIIGKARPPKADGRPYKRE from the coding sequence GCGAGCGCGCCGGTGTTGTCAGCATCGGCTACGAAGGCGTCCTCCTGATGAGCGCCTTCTTTGGGGCGATATTCGCGGAGCTGAGCGGTCATGCCACCATAGGTCTCCTTGGGGGCGTCCTGACGGGAGTGCTTCTGGGCATGCTCCACGGTGCACTCACGGTCTACCTCAAGGGAGACCACGTCATCCCGGGTATAGGCATCAACCTCCTGGCGATGGGTGTCGTCCCATTCGGCATCCTCGCCTACTGGGGAACCGCGGGCCAGCACCAGCTCCCGGACAACGCGGAGCTCTGGCACATAAAAACCTCAACCGTGGAGCTCAGCCCCATGGTCTTCGTGACCATACTCATCGCCCTCGTGACGTGGTGGGTGCTCTTCAAGACCCCGCTCGGGCTCAGGGTCAGGGCGGTTGGTGAGAACCCCGAAGCAGCTGACGCCCTCGGCATAAACGTTGAGAAGTACCGCTTCTGGTCGGCCGTTTATGGCCACGCACTCGCGGGCCTTGCAGGGGCCTACATGAGCGTCGACTGGCTTGGACTGGTCCACAAGACGATGTCCGGCGGAAGGGGTTTCATAGCGCTTGCCAACATGGTCTTCAGCGGCTGGAACCCGCTGGTTTCGCTCATAGGCGGCTGGCTCTTCGGTTTCTTCGAGGCACTGGCCACTTGGCTCGCACCGAAGCACATCATTCCGGGGCAGTTCATCCTGATGCTGCCCTACATAATGACCCTCATCATTGTGGCAGGAATCATCGGCAAGGCCAGGCCGCCAAAGGCCGATGGAAGGCCCTACAAGAGGGAGTGA
- a CDS encoding metal ABC transporter solute-binding protein, Zn/Mn family, producing MKVKAVLFVLLIAGVLFTPGVSGSEGKPLVVTTIGPLAGIISDAFGNSVDVVYLIPPGADPHEYQLTPSQIELLRKADVIVTTGGHLPVEKRIAELREEGTITGEALFIEDYKANGFRYLKEHWYSGKDNPHGVWLDPTNALAIARAAERALEKADPGNAEVYAEEYERFEGRVKAIADSYRALVGQNHTAVIQMPPDQYAIEWLGIKAVASIKPEEEVPAIGVDDLVPTAKTADLIVYGIDSPDQMKRAALELASKSGKPAAEITVFWSDRPYTEVLIENSAAVVKALSGNAPVEKPEGRSDVTQYVLISLVVGIVLGTALGVVLKK from the coding sequence ATGAAGGTGAAAGCTGTACTGTTCGTACTGCTCATTGCTGGAGTACTGTTCACACCAGGTGTTTCAGGGAGCGAGGGGAAGCCGCTGGTGGTGACCACCATCGGACCGCTGGCGGGGATAATCAGCGACGCGTTTGGGAACTCCGTTGACGTGGTCTACCTGATTCCGCCCGGAGCGGATCCACACGAGTACCAGTTGACGCCGAGCCAGATAGAACTCCTGAGAAAGGCAGACGTTATAGTCACGACCGGCGGGCATCTCCCAGTGGAGAAGAGGATAGCGGAGCTGAGGGAAGAGGGCACAATAACAGGGGAGGCCCTCTTCATTGAGGACTACAAAGCGAACGGGTTCCGCTACCTGAAGGAGCACTGGTACAGCGGCAAGGACAACCCCCACGGCGTCTGGCTCGACCCGACCAACGCACTCGCGATAGCTAGAGCCGCCGAAAGGGCACTGGAGAAAGCAGACCCCGGGAACGCTGAAGTCTACGCGGAGGAATACGAGAGATTTGAGGGGAGGGTGAAAGCAATAGCTGACTCTTACCGCGCCCTCGTCGGCCAGAACCACACCGCGGTTATCCAGATGCCCCCGGACCAGTACGCCATCGAGTGGCTGGGGATAAAGGCCGTCGCCTCGATAAAGCCCGAGGAGGAAGTTCCGGCTATAGGAGTCGATGACCTGGTTCCCACCGCGAAAACGGCCGACCTGATAGTCTACGGTATAGACAGTCCGGATCAAATGAAGAGGGCCGCCCTGGAACTGGCTTCCAAGAGCGGAAAGCCGGCCGCCGAGATAACCGTTTTCTGGAGCGACAGACCATACACGGAAGTCCTGATCGAGAACAGCGCCGCAGTGGTCAAAGCCCTCTCCGGAAACGCCCCAGTCGAGAAACCCGAAGGGAGGAGCGACGTTACACAATACGTTCTCATCTCCCTGGTCGTGGGAATAGTCCTCGGCACTGCCCTGGGCGTGGTACTCAAGAAATGA